In Passer domesticus isolate bPasDom1 chromosome 1, bPasDom1.hap1, whole genome shotgun sequence, one DNA window encodes the following:
- the GORASP1 gene encoding Golgi reassembly-stacking protein 1 translates to MGLGSSSEGPGGGAEGFHVHGVQENSPAQQGGLEPFFDFIIAIGHTRLNKENNMLKDLLKANAEKAVKLEVYNIKTMKIREVEVIPSNMWGGQGLLGASVRFCSFQGANEHVWHVLDVEPSSPAALAGLQPYTDYVVGSDQILQESEDFFSLIESHEGKPLKLMVYNTEADSIREVVVTPNGAWGGEGSLGCGIGYGYLHRIPTQSMTSKKKPENKSPSPSPEAGTPVPSTNGYTETPLLAPTSQNDSSETVMNLDHSTEQEMSGYSPESSLSPPPPLQRVMDPGFLDMSGISVSEFTSLTEVSSLPPSASFNVPAAGAPGGSETMPNSEASAYFENASALDPEGLTPYPEGSGKQPTLDDLLPSIPSLPSLDLPHDISSKPTLGTDADTQES, encoded by the exons atggggctgggctccagctccgagggccccggcggcggcgccgAGGGCTTCCATGTGCACGGG GTTCAGGAGAACTCCCCAGCCCAACAAGGAGGACTGGAGCCTTTCTTTGATTTCATCATTGCCATAGGACACACGAGGCTC AACAAGGAAAACAATATGTTGAAAGACCTGCTGAAGGCAAATGCTGAGAAAGCAGTGAAGCTGGAGGTGTACAACATCAAAACAATGAAAATCCGAGAGGTGGAGGTGATCCCCAGTAACATGTGGGGAGGACAAGGCCTCCTTGGAGCCAGCGTGAGGTTCTGCAGCTTCCAGGGAGCCAACGAGCACGTCTGGCACGTTCtg GACGTGGAGCCTTCGTCTCCCGCGGCTCTGGCCGGTCTGCAGCCGTACACTGACTACGTCGTTGGATCTGATCAGATTCTGCAGGAG tCAGAGGATTTCTTTTCCCTGATTGAATCCCACGAGGGGAAGCCACTGAAGCTGATGGTTTATAACACTGAGGCAGATTCCATCCGAGAGGTAGTTGTGACTCCCAATGGAGCTTGGGGTGGAGAAGGAAG TTTAGGATGTGGTATTGGATATGGCTATTTGCACAGAATTCCAACACAGTCCATGACATCAAAGAAAAAGCCAGAAAACAAATCACCTTCACCCTCACCAGAAGCTGGAACTCCTGTGCCATCCACTAATGGTTACACAgag ACTCCATTGTTGGCACCTACGTCTCAGAATGACAGCTCTGAAACAGTTATGAACTTGGATCATtccacagagcaggaaatgagtgGTTACTCACCAGAAAGCTCCCtgtctcctcctccccctctccAGAGGGTTATGGATCCAG GATTTCTAGATATGTCTGGAATTTCAGTTTCTGAGTTCACAAGCTTAACAGAAGTGTCCAGCCTGCCCCCATCTGCCTCCTTCAAcgtgccagcagcaggggctCCTGGAGGCTCTGAAACAATGCCAAATAGTGAAGCCTCTGCTTATTTTG AAAATGCCTCAGCTTTGGACCCTGAAGGTTTAACCCCATATCCCGAAGGATCAGGCAAGCAGCCCACACTGGATGACCTCCTGCCATCAATTCCATCTTTACCTTCTCTTGATCTTCCTCATGACATTTCTTCAAAACCAACACTAGGAACTGATGCTGATACCCAGGAGTCCTAG
- the WDR48 gene encoding WD repeat-containing protein 48 isoform X1: protein MAAHHRQNTAGRRKVQVSYVIRDEVEKYNRNGVNALQLDPALNRLFTAGRDSIIRIWSVNQHKQDPYIASMEHHTDWVNDIVLCCNGKTLISASSDTTVKVWNAHKGFCMSTLRTHKDYVKALAYAKDKELVASAGLDRQIFLWDVNTLTALTASNNTVTTSSLSGNKDSIYSLAMNQMGTVIVSGSTEKVLRVWDPRTCAKLMKLKGHTDNVKALLLNRDGTQCLSGSSDGTIRLWSLGQQRCIATYRVHDEGVWALQVNEAFTHVYSGGRDRKIYCTDLRNPDIRVLICEEKAPVLKMELDRSADPPPALWVATTKSSVNKWTLKGIHNFRASGDYDNDCTNPIPPLCTQPDQVIKGGASIIQCHILNDKRHILTKDTNNNVAYWDVLKACKVEDLGKVDFEEEIKKRFKMVYVPNWFSVDLKTGMLTITLDESDCFAAWVSAKDAGFSSPDGSDPKLNLGGLLLQALLEYWPRTHINPMDEEENEINHVNGEQENRVQKGNGYFQVPPHTPVIFGEAGGRTLFRLLCRDSGGETESMLLNETVPQWVIDITVDKNMPKFNKIPFYLQPHSSSGAKTLKKDRLSASDMLQVRKVMEHVYEKIINLDNESQTTSSSNNEKAGEQEKEEDIAVLAEEKIELLCQDQVLDPNMDLRTVKHFIWKSGGDLTLHYRQKST from the exons GTTTCCTATGTGATTAGAGATGAAGTGGAGAAGTACAACCGGAACGGGGTAAATGCACTTCAGCTGGACCCAGCATTAAACAGACTCTTCACAGCAGGGCGGGACTCCATCATACGGATATGGAGTGTCAATCAGCACAAG CAAGACCCTTATATAGCATCTATGGAACATCACACAGATTGGGTAAATGACATTGTGCTCTGCTGCAATGGCAAAACAT TGATATCTGCTTCTTCAGATACTACTGTTAAAGTGTGGAATGCACATAAGGGATTTTGCATGTCAACACTAAGGACGCATAAG GACTATGTGAAAGCCTTAGCATATGCAAAAGATAAGGAGCTGGTAGCATCTGCTGGGCTGGACAGACAGATATTCCTCTGGGATGTAAATACTCTCACAGCACTGACTGCCTCAAATAATACTGTCACAA ctTCTTCCCTGAGTGGGAACAAAGACTCAATCTACAGCCTTGCAATGAATCAAATGGGAACAGTTATTGTATCAGGGTCCACTGAAAAG GTTCTAAGGGTGTGGGATCCAAGGACTTGTGCAAAACTGATGAAACTCAAAGGGCACACAGACAATGTCAAAGCTTTGTTGTTGAACAGAGATGGCACCCAG TGTCTTTCAGGCAGCTCTGACGGGACGATCCGCCTGtggtccctgggccagcagaggTGCATAGCCACGTACAGAGTCCACGATGAGGGTGTTTGGGCTCTGCAGGTCAATGAAGCCTTCACTCATGTTTATTCAGGAGGGAGAGACAGGAAGATTTATTGTACAGATCTACGAAATCCGGATATCCGGGTGCTGATCTGTGAAGAAAAGGCACCAGTTCTTAAG ATGGAACTGGATAGATCAGCTGATCCTCCTCCAGCACTTTGGGTAGCAACAACTAAATCCTCTGTGAATAAATGG acTTTGAAGGGAATCCATAATTTTAGAGCATCAGGAGATTATGATAATGATTGTACCAATCCCATACCACCCCTGTGTACACAGCCTGACCAAGTTATAAAAG gggGTGCTAGTATTATTCAGTGCCACATTCTTAATGACAAGAGGCACATATTAACCAAAGACACAAATAATAATGTGGCATACTGGGATGTCTTGAAG GCGTGTAAAGTTGAAGACCTTGGGAAAGTAGAttttgaagaagaaattaaGAAGAGATTTAAAATGGTTTATGTGCCAAACTGGTTCTCAGTGGACTTGAAAACCGGG ATGTTGACAATTACTTTGGATGAAAGTGACTGCTTTGCAGCCTGGGTTTCAGCAAAGGATGCTGGATTTAGCAGTCCTGATGGTTCTGATCCAAAAT TAAACCTTGGAGGGCTTCTGCTGCAAGCACTTCTGGAGTATTGGCCTAGAACACATATCAATCCAATggatgaagaagaaaatgagataAACCATG TGAATGGAGAGCAGGAGAACAGAGTGCAGAAAGGAAATGGATACTTCCAAGTGCCACCACATACACCAGTTATTTTTGGTGAGGCTGGAGGACGCACTTTGTTCAG GTTGTTGTGTCGGGATTCAGGTGGTGAAACTGAATCCATGCTTCTTAATGAAACTGTGCCACAATGGGTAATTGACATCACTGTGGAT AAAAATATGCCCAAGTTCAATAAGATTCCCTTCTACCTCCAACCTCATTCATCATCAGGGGCAAAAACTCTAAAAAA AGACCGGCTGTCAGCCAGTGACATGCTTCAGGTGAGGAAGGTGATGGAACACGTGTATGAGAAAATCATCAACTTGGACAATGAGTCTCAGACAACGAGCTCCTCCAACAATGAGAAAGCAGGAGAACAAGAAAAGGAGGAGGACATTGCTGTGCTAGCAGAGGAGAAGATTGAACTTCTGTGCCAGGACCAG GTTTTGGACCCCAACATGGACCTTCGAACTGTAAAGCACTTCATCTGGAAGAGTGGCGGGGACCTGACGCTTCACTACCGCCAGAAATCGACGTGA
- the WDR48 gene encoding WD repeat-containing protein 48 isoform X3: MEHHTDWVNDIVLCCNGKTLISASSDTTVKVWNAHKGFCMSTLRTHKDYVKALAYAKDKELVASAGLDRQIFLWDVNTLTALTASNNTVTTSSLSGNKDSIYSLAMNQMGTVIVSGSTEKVLRVWDPRTCAKLMKLKGHTDNVKALLLNRDGTQCLSGSSDGTIRLWSLGQQRCIATYRVHDEGVWALQVNEAFTHVYSGGRDRKIYCTDLRNPDIRVLICEEKAPVLKMELDRSADPPPALWVATTKSSVNKWTLKGIHNFRASGDYDNDCTNPIPPLCTQPDQVIKGGASIIQCHILNDKRHILTKDTNNNVAYWDVLKACKVEDLGKVDFEEEIKKRFKMVYVPNWFSVDLKTGMLTITLDESDCFAAWVSAKDAGFSSPDGSDPKLNLGGLLLQALLEYWPRTHINPMDEEENEINHVNGEQENRVQKGNGYFQVPPHTPVIFGEAGGRTLFRLLCRDSGGETESMLLNETVPQWVIDITVDKNMPKFNKIPFYLQPHSSSGAKTLKKDRLSASDMLQVRKVMEHVYEKIINLDNESQTTSSSNNEKAGEQEKEEDIAVLAEEKIELLCQDQVLDPNMDLRTVKHFIWKSGGDLTLHYRQKST; this comes from the exons ATGGAACATCACACAGATTGGGTAAATGACATTGTGCTCTGCTGCAATGGCAAAACAT TGATATCTGCTTCTTCAGATACTACTGTTAAAGTGTGGAATGCACATAAGGGATTTTGCATGTCAACACTAAGGACGCATAAG GACTATGTGAAAGCCTTAGCATATGCAAAAGATAAGGAGCTGGTAGCATCTGCTGGGCTGGACAGACAGATATTCCTCTGGGATGTAAATACTCTCACAGCACTGACTGCCTCAAATAATACTGTCACAA ctTCTTCCCTGAGTGGGAACAAAGACTCAATCTACAGCCTTGCAATGAATCAAATGGGAACAGTTATTGTATCAGGGTCCACTGAAAAG GTTCTAAGGGTGTGGGATCCAAGGACTTGTGCAAAACTGATGAAACTCAAAGGGCACACAGACAATGTCAAAGCTTTGTTGTTGAACAGAGATGGCACCCAG TGTCTTTCAGGCAGCTCTGACGGGACGATCCGCCTGtggtccctgggccagcagaggTGCATAGCCACGTACAGAGTCCACGATGAGGGTGTTTGGGCTCTGCAGGTCAATGAAGCCTTCACTCATGTTTATTCAGGAGGGAGAGACAGGAAGATTTATTGTACAGATCTACGAAATCCGGATATCCGGGTGCTGATCTGTGAAGAAAAGGCACCAGTTCTTAAG ATGGAACTGGATAGATCAGCTGATCCTCCTCCAGCACTTTGGGTAGCAACAACTAAATCCTCTGTGAATAAATGG acTTTGAAGGGAATCCATAATTTTAGAGCATCAGGAGATTATGATAATGATTGTACCAATCCCATACCACCCCTGTGTACACAGCCTGACCAAGTTATAAAAG gggGTGCTAGTATTATTCAGTGCCACATTCTTAATGACAAGAGGCACATATTAACCAAAGACACAAATAATAATGTGGCATACTGGGATGTCTTGAAG GCGTGTAAAGTTGAAGACCTTGGGAAAGTAGAttttgaagaagaaattaaGAAGAGATTTAAAATGGTTTATGTGCCAAACTGGTTCTCAGTGGACTTGAAAACCGGG ATGTTGACAATTACTTTGGATGAAAGTGACTGCTTTGCAGCCTGGGTTTCAGCAAAGGATGCTGGATTTAGCAGTCCTGATGGTTCTGATCCAAAAT TAAACCTTGGAGGGCTTCTGCTGCAAGCACTTCTGGAGTATTGGCCTAGAACACATATCAATCCAATggatgaagaagaaaatgagataAACCATG TGAATGGAGAGCAGGAGAACAGAGTGCAGAAAGGAAATGGATACTTCCAAGTGCCACCACATACACCAGTTATTTTTGGTGAGGCTGGAGGACGCACTTTGTTCAG GTTGTTGTGTCGGGATTCAGGTGGTGAAACTGAATCCATGCTTCTTAATGAAACTGTGCCACAATGGGTAATTGACATCACTGTGGAT AAAAATATGCCCAAGTTCAATAAGATTCCCTTCTACCTCCAACCTCATTCATCATCAGGGGCAAAAACTCTAAAAAA AGACCGGCTGTCAGCCAGTGACATGCTTCAGGTGAGGAAGGTGATGGAACACGTGTATGAGAAAATCATCAACTTGGACAATGAGTCTCAGACAACGAGCTCCTCCAACAATGAGAAAGCAGGAGAACAAGAAAAGGAGGAGGACATTGCTGTGCTAGCAGAGGAGAAGATTGAACTTCTGTGCCAGGACCAG GTTTTGGACCCCAACATGGACCTTCGAACTGTAAAGCACTTCATCTGGAAGAGTGGCGGGGACCTGACGCTTCACTACCGCCAGAAATCGACGTGA
- the WDR48 gene encoding WD repeat-containing protein 48 isoform X2: MLVSYVIRDEVEKYNRNGVNALQLDPALNRLFTAGRDSIIRIWSVNQHKQDPYIASMEHHTDWVNDIVLCCNGKTLISASSDTTVKVWNAHKGFCMSTLRTHKDYVKALAYAKDKELVASAGLDRQIFLWDVNTLTALTASNNTVTTSSLSGNKDSIYSLAMNQMGTVIVSGSTEKVLRVWDPRTCAKLMKLKGHTDNVKALLLNRDGTQCLSGSSDGTIRLWSLGQQRCIATYRVHDEGVWALQVNEAFTHVYSGGRDRKIYCTDLRNPDIRVLICEEKAPVLKMELDRSADPPPALWVATTKSSVNKWTLKGIHNFRASGDYDNDCTNPIPPLCTQPDQVIKGGASIIQCHILNDKRHILTKDTNNNVAYWDVLKACKVEDLGKVDFEEEIKKRFKMVYVPNWFSVDLKTGMLTITLDESDCFAAWVSAKDAGFSSPDGSDPKLNLGGLLLQALLEYWPRTHINPMDEEENEINHVNGEQENRVQKGNGYFQVPPHTPVIFGEAGGRTLFRLLCRDSGGETESMLLNETVPQWVIDITVDKNMPKFNKIPFYLQPHSSSGAKTLKKDRLSASDMLQVRKVMEHVYEKIINLDNESQTTSSSNNEKAGEQEKEEDIAVLAEEKIELLCQDQVLDPNMDLRTVKHFIWKSGGDLTLHYRQKST; the protein is encoded by the exons ATGCTT GTTTCCTATGTGATTAGAGATGAAGTGGAGAAGTACAACCGGAACGGGGTAAATGCACTTCAGCTGGACCCAGCATTAAACAGACTCTTCACAGCAGGGCGGGACTCCATCATACGGATATGGAGTGTCAATCAGCACAAG CAAGACCCTTATATAGCATCTATGGAACATCACACAGATTGGGTAAATGACATTGTGCTCTGCTGCAATGGCAAAACAT TGATATCTGCTTCTTCAGATACTACTGTTAAAGTGTGGAATGCACATAAGGGATTTTGCATGTCAACACTAAGGACGCATAAG GACTATGTGAAAGCCTTAGCATATGCAAAAGATAAGGAGCTGGTAGCATCTGCTGGGCTGGACAGACAGATATTCCTCTGGGATGTAAATACTCTCACAGCACTGACTGCCTCAAATAATACTGTCACAA ctTCTTCCCTGAGTGGGAACAAAGACTCAATCTACAGCCTTGCAATGAATCAAATGGGAACAGTTATTGTATCAGGGTCCACTGAAAAG GTTCTAAGGGTGTGGGATCCAAGGACTTGTGCAAAACTGATGAAACTCAAAGGGCACACAGACAATGTCAAAGCTTTGTTGTTGAACAGAGATGGCACCCAG TGTCTTTCAGGCAGCTCTGACGGGACGATCCGCCTGtggtccctgggccagcagaggTGCATAGCCACGTACAGAGTCCACGATGAGGGTGTTTGGGCTCTGCAGGTCAATGAAGCCTTCACTCATGTTTATTCAGGAGGGAGAGACAGGAAGATTTATTGTACAGATCTACGAAATCCGGATATCCGGGTGCTGATCTGTGAAGAAAAGGCACCAGTTCTTAAG ATGGAACTGGATAGATCAGCTGATCCTCCTCCAGCACTTTGGGTAGCAACAACTAAATCCTCTGTGAATAAATGG acTTTGAAGGGAATCCATAATTTTAGAGCATCAGGAGATTATGATAATGATTGTACCAATCCCATACCACCCCTGTGTACACAGCCTGACCAAGTTATAAAAG gggGTGCTAGTATTATTCAGTGCCACATTCTTAATGACAAGAGGCACATATTAACCAAAGACACAAATAATAATGTGGCATACTGGGATGTCTTGAAG GCGTGTAAAGTTGAAGACCTTGGGAAAGTAGAttttgaagaagaaattaaGAAGAGATTTAAAATGGTTTATGTGCCAAACTGGTTCTCAGTGGACTTGAAAACCGGG ATGTTGACAATTACTTTGGATGAAAGTGACTGCTTTGCAGCCTGGGTTTCAGCAAAGGATGCTGGATTTAGCAGTCCTGATGGTTCTGATCCAAAAT TAAACCTTGGAGGGCTTCTGCTGCAAGCACTTCTGGAGTATTGGCCTAGAACACATATCAATCCAATggatgaagaagaaaatgagataAACCATG TGAATGGAGAGCAGGAGAACAGAGTGCAGAAAGGAAATGGATACTTCCAAGTGCCACCACATACACCAGTTATTTTTGGTGAGGCTGGAGGACGCACTTTGTTCAG GTTGTTGTGTCGGGATTCAGGTGGTGAAACTGAATCCATGCTTCTTAATGAAACTGTGCCACAATGGGTAATTGACATCACTGTGGAT AAAAATATGCCCAAGTTCAATAAGATTCCCTTCTACCTCCAACCTCATTCATCATCAGGGGCAAAAACTCTAAAAAA AGACCGGCTGTCAGCCAGTGACATGCTTCAGGTGAGGAAGGTGATGGAACACGTGTATGAGAAAATCATCAACTTGGACAATGAGTCTCAGACAACGAGCTCCTCCAACAATGAGAAAGCAGGAGAACAAGAAAAGGAGGAGGACATTGCTGTGCTAGCAGAGGAGAAGATTGAACTTCTGTGCCAGGACCAG GTTTTGGACCCCAACATGGACCTTCGAACTGTAAAGCACTTCATCTGGAAGAGTGGCGGGGACCTGACGCTTCACTACCGCCAGAAATCGACGTGA